In Nitrosococcus halophilus Nc 4, the genomic stretch CTGTCACCCAGTCCCTCGCTACTCCCATCAGAAGCTATCATCTCCCCCAACAATCCTTCCTGGAGGTAATTGAAGGCGTCAGCAGTGATTTAGGGCAATGGACTTATCCCTCTTTTCAGACCCTCATCTCCTATTGCCAGCAAGTCGCCGGGATCATTAGTTCAATGGCAGCCGAGATCTATGGTTACCAGGACCCAAAAACTCGACAATATGCTAAAAATCTGGGAGTTGCCTTACAATTGACCCATATCCTGCGCAATATACGCCAAGACGCTGCCCAAGGCCGTATTTACCTCCCTCGGGAAGAATTCACCCGTTTTAAGGTCCCGGTGGAAGATATCCTCTCTGGAGGAAGTGACAATTCCCAAGGGATGGCAACTCTCCTCGCCCAGCACGCAAGCCGGGCCCGTCAGTATTTTCACAGTGCCCTAGCTGAACTTGGCCAGCGTGATTACTATGCACAGCGCGCCGGGCTAACCCAAATAGCGCTAGGTCTGAGTCTTCTGAATGCCATCGAAGAAGAGGGCTACCCGGTCCTCAAACAACGAATTTCTTTAACCCCCTTGCGTAAGCTTTGGATCGCTTGGCGCACCTCACATCGTGCCCGCCGAGGCCTTGCTCCCCAGTATCAATAACTCTCCCCTCCATGGAGGGAAAAATCAGCGTTGCCCTCGGCCTTGTCCTCCCCTCCGTTGGCTGCTCGGTCGGGACTGGGTAGGACGCGGCTCCATTCCCGCCGCCTCTAATAAAGCTTTGAGCTCTGGTCGCTCAAGAAAACGCCAGCGCCCCAAACGCAATCCAGGGGGTAAGCGGATAGGCCCGAAGCGGATGCGTATTAGCCGACTCACTCGAACCCCTTGGGATTCCCAAAGACGTCGAACCTCCCGATTACGTCCTTCCCGGAGAATAACATGATACCAGTGATTGGCGCCCTCGCCACCAGCATCAAGTATTTGCTCAAAACGGGCCAGACCATCTTCTAA encodes the following:
- the hpnD gene encoding presqualene diphosphate synthase HpnD, which encodes MDPATYCQNRATQQGTSLYYSLLFLPEPQRRAATALYAYQKEIVGIVAECSDLGVAQTKLQWWQEEITRLFTGHPRHPVTQSLATPIRSYHLPQQSFLEVIEGVSSDLGQWTYPSFQTLISYCQQVAGIISSMAAEIYGYQDPKTRQYAKNLGVALQLTHILRNIRQDAAQGRIYLPREEFTRFKVPVEDILSGGSDNSQGMATLLAQHASRARQYFHSALAELGQRDYYAQRAGLTQIALGLSLLNAIEEEGYPVLKQRISLTPLRKLWIAWRTSHRARRGLAPQYQ